The following proteins come from a genomic window of Nocardioides albertanoniae:
- a CDS encoding VWA domain-containing protein has translation MPVHYPFSAVLGCQADSADGLDDMGLALVLTTISPEIGGVLVRGEKGTAKSTAVRGLAAVLPSISVYAGDRFSIDPADGSAESPDGPFGAAAAVESRPVRLVELPVGASEDRVVGSIHLESALSRGTVEFEPGLLARAHRGLLYVDEVNLLHDHLVDLLLDAAAMGRVSVERDGVSVSHAARFVLIGTMNPEEGELRPQLLDRFGLTVEVAAPRDPSLRAEVVRRRMAFDLDAAAFAERFGPGERALTARIAEARELVGKVRLTEAGLLKIAEVCAAFEVDGLRADIVTARTAVAHAAWAGRSEVTRADIRRAALLALPHRRRRNPFDAPGLDEDLLDRILGDDELPPEPPEGGPDDGSDDGSGDDSVGLDTPPPSGSDGSTDGEDSSDGSASGDDGSDGGEPLSVEPASEASAEPDGNSETNTDAPADDQPPNEPQAPSGVAPESVTSAAQAYRPRLLTVTGLGTGRTGGRSKAIGSSGRRIGATEGGRGGLHLVETLKAAAGKQAARGRTTGRVELRTEDLRTAIREGREANLVLFCVDASGSMAARKRMAQVKAAVLSLLLDAYRRRDKVGMVTFRGEGAEVALPPTGSVDLAAARLDEIPAGGRTPLAEGLLEAARVLQREQLRDPDLRPLLVVVTDGRANSRTHGKAAVKRSQQAAAYVAGLGVTTVVIDSESGPMRLGLARELAGHLGAEHVPVAEVSAEALTSAVHGYTTVGKGAA, from the coding sequence ATGCCGGTGCACTACCCATTTTCTGCCGTCCTCGGCTGCCAGGCCGACTCTGCCGACGGGCTCGACGACATGGGCCTCGCGCTCGTGCTCACCACGATCTCCCCGGAGATCGGCGGCGTGCTCGTGCGCGGCGAGAAGGGCACGGCCAAGTCGACGGCCGTACGCGGCCTGGCGGCCGTGCTGCCCTCGATCTCGGTCTACGCGGGCGATCGGTTCTCGATCGACCCGGCCGACGGCTCCGCCGAGTCGCCCGACGGTCCGTTCGGCGCCGCTGCGGCCGTGGAGAGCCGGCCGGTGCGGCTGGTCGAGCTGCCCGTGGGGGCCAGCGAGGACCGGGTCGTCGGCTCGATCCACCTGGAGAGCGCGCTCTCGCGTGGAACCGTCGAGTTCGAGCCGGGGCTGCTCGCCCGCGCCCACCGTGGGCTGCTCTACGTCGACGAGGTCAACCTGCTCCACGACCACCTGGTCGACCTGCTGCTCGACGCCGCCGCGATGGGCCGGGTCTCGGTCGAGCGCGACGGCGTCTCCGTCTCGCACGCGGCGCGCTTCGTGCTGATCGGCACCATGAACCCCGAGGAGGGCGAGCTGCGCCCGCAGCTCCTCGACCGTTTCGGGCTCACCGTCGAGGTCGCGGCGCCGCGCGATCCTTCCCTCCGCGCCGAGGTCGTACGCCGCCGGATGGCCTTCGACCTCGACGCCGCCGCGTTCGCCGAGCGGTTCGGCCCGGGTGAGCGGGCGCTGACCGCGCGGATCGCCGAGGCGCGTGAGCTGGTCGGCAAGGTGCGTCTGACCGAGGCCGGGCTGCTCAAGATCGCCGAGGTGTGCGCCGCGTTCGAGGTCGACGGGCTGCGCGCCGACATCGTCACCGCCCGCACCGCGGTCGCCCACGCCGCCTGGGCAGGTCGCTCCGAGGTGACGCGTGCCGACATCCGGCGGGCCGCGCTGCTCGCCCTGCCGCACCGGCGCCGGCGCAACCCGTTCGACGCTCCCGGGCTCGACGAGGACCTGCTCGACCGGATCCTCGGCGACGACGAGCTGCCTCCTGAGCCGCCGGAGGGTGGGCCGGACGATGGCTCGGACGACGGCTCGGGTGACGACTCTGTTGGTCTCGACACGCCTCCGCCTAGCGGCTCCGACGGCTCAACCGACGGGGAAGACAGCTCCGACGGATCGGCCAGCGGGGACGACGGGTCCGACGGGGGAGAACCCCTGTCGGTCGAGCCCGCGAGCGAAGCGAGCGCCGAACCAGACGGCAACAGCGAGACCAACACAGACGCTCCCGCGGACGACCAGCCCCCAAACGAGCCCCAGGCTCCTTCAGGCGTCGCCCCCGAGTCCGTCACCTCCGCGGCTCAGGCCTACCGCCCCCGCCTGCTGACCGTGACCGGCCTCGGCACGGGCCGCACCGGCGGCCGGAGCAAGGCGATCGGCAGCAGCGGCCGCCGGATCGGCGCGACCGAGGGCGGCCGAGGCGGGCTGCACCTCGTCGAGACGCTCAAGGCCGCGGCAGGCAAGCAGGCCGCCCGGGGGCGTACGACCGGACGGGTCGAGCTGCGCACCGAAGACCTGCGCACGGCCATCCGCGAAGGTCGCGAGGCCAACCTGGTGCTCTTCTGCGTCGACGCGTCGGGCTCGATGGCCGCGCGCAAGCGGATGGCACAGGTGAAGGCGGCCGTGCTCTCGCTGCTGCTCGACGCCTACCGGCGTCGCGACAAGGTCGGGATGGTCACCTTCCGCGGCGAGGGCGCCGAGGTGGCGCTGCCGCCGACCGGGTCGGTCGACCTCGCGGCGGCCCGCCTCGACGAGATCCCCGCCGGGGGGCGTACGCCGCTGGCCGAAGGCCTTCTCGAGGCCGCCCGGGTGCTGCAGCGCGAGCAGCTGCGCGACCCCGACCTGCGGCCCTTGCTGGTGGTGGTCACCGACGGCCGCGCCAACTCGCGCACCCATGGGAAGGCTGCCGTGAAGCGCTCGCAGCAGGCCGCCGCGTACGTCGCCGGTCTGGGTGTCACCACCGTCGTCATCGACTCCGAGAGCGGCCCGATGCGGCTCGGGCTGGCGCGCGAGCTGGCCGGTCACCTGGGCGCCGAGCACGTGCCGGTCGCCGAGGTCAGCGCCGAGGCGTTGACGTCGGCCGTGCACGGATACACCACTGTTGGAAAGGGAGCAGCCTGA
- the cobO gene encoding cob(I)yrinic acid a,c-diamide adenosyltransferase has translation MPKGQPLNVPDDGLTTRQRRNRPLVMVHTGPGKGKSTAAFGLALRGWNQGWRIGVFQFVKSAKWRIGEQTVLERLGALHEETGEGGPVDWHKMGSGWSWSRKQGDAEDHAAAAAEGWAEIKRCLAAETYDLLVLDEFTYPIKWGWVSAEEVASELAARPGRQHVVITGRDADPALLEVADLVTEMTKIKHPMDAGQKGQKGIEW, from the coding sequence ATGCCGAAGGGACAGCCGCTCAACGTGCCCGACGACGGGCTCACCACGCGTCAGCGCCGCAACCGGCCGCTGGTGATGGTGCACACCGGGCCGGGCAAGGGGAAGTCGACCGCCGCGTTCGGGCTCGCGCTGCGCGGGTGGAACCAGGGCTGGCGGATCGGGGTCTTCCAGTTCGTGAAGTCGGCCAAGTGGCGCATCGGCGAGCAGACCGTGCTCGAGCGCCTGGGTGCTCTGCACGAGGAGACCGGCGAGGGCGGCCCGGTCGACTGGCACAAGATGGGCTCGGGCTGGTCGTGGTCGCGCAAGCAGGGCGACGCCGAGGATCACGCCGCCGCGGCCGCCGAGGGCTGGGCGGAGATCAAGCGTTGCCTGGCTGCGGAGACCTACGACCTGCTCGTGCTCGACGAGTTCACCTACCCGATCAAGTGGGGCTGGGTCTCCGCCGAGGAGGTCGCCTCCGAGCTCGCGGCGCGGCCCGGGCGCCAGCACGTCGTGATCACCGGGCGTGACGCCGACCCGGCGCTGCTCGAGGTGGCCGACCTGGTCACCGAGATGACCAAGATCAAGCACCCGATGGATGCCGGCCAGAAGGGGCAGAAGGGCATCGAATGGTGA
- a CDS encoding HAD-IA family hydrolase: MGRFMDFVLVREDYDRAKPHPEPYLAGLRRFGATAEEALVVEDASRGLASAVAAGIDCAVVRNEFTADQDFSAATHRIDSLAEVTGIVRA, from the coding sequence ATCGGGCGGTTCATGGACTTCGTGCTGGTCCGGGAGGACTACGACCGGGCCAAGCCGCACCCGGAGCCCTATCTGGCCGGGTTGAGGCGGTTCGGTGCTACCGCGGAGGAGGCGTTGGTCGTCGAGGACGCCTCCCGAGGACTGGCTTCGGCGGTCGCCGCGGGCATCGACTGCGCGGTCGTACGCAACGAGTTCACCGCGGATCAGGACTTCTCGGCGGCCACCCATCGGATCGACAGCTTGGCCGAGGTGACGGGCATCGTCCGCGCGTGA
- a CDS encoding cobalamin biosynthesis protein, with the protein MLDRLVGDPRRFHPVAGFGTVAARAERAWYADDRARGVLHTVTLVGGAVVLGAAAERVVPGRAGRMLLTAAATWAVLGGRSLEREALAVHAHLAADDLPAAREQVTRLVGRDTAALDASEVTRAVVESVAENTSDAVVAPLVWGAIGGVPGLLGYRAANTLDAMVGHHNERYERFGWASARLDDLLNLPGSRLSGVLATAAAPSGAGAAVRAWRRDAAWHPSPNAGVVGATFAGALGVRLGGTNTYYGTRVEHRAVMGDGRATEPADIPRSTRLARRVGIGAALVAAAYVASGRIRWPSRRSR; encoded by the coding sequence GTGCTTGATCGTCTTGTCGGGGATCCGCGGCGGTTTCATCCGGTTGCCGGGTTCGGCACGGTGGCGGCTCGGGCCGAACGCGCCTGGTATGCCGACGATCGAGCCCGAGGCGTCCTCCACACCGTCACCTTGGTCGGGGGAGCGGTGGTCCTCGGCGCCGCCGCGGAGCGGGTCGTTCCCGGCCGCGCCGGACGGATGCTGCTGACCGCCGCCGCGACCTGGGCGGTGCTGGGCGGACGCTCGCTGGAGCGGGAGGCGCTGGCCGTCCATGCGCATCTCGCCGCCGACGACCTGCCGGCGGCGCGTGAGCAGGTGACCCGCCTGGTGGGTCGCGACACCGCCGCCCTCGACGCCTCCGAGGTGACCCGCGCGGTCGTCGAGAGCGTCGCCGAGAACACCTCCGATGCGGTCGTCGCGCCGCTGGTCTGGGGAGCGATCGGGGGAGTCCCCGGCCTGCTCGGCTACCGCGCCGCCAACACGCTCGACGCCATGGTCGGCCACCACAACGAGCGCTACGAACGCTTCGGCTGGGCCAGCGCCCGGCTCGACGACCTGCTCAACCTGCCCGGCTCCCGGCTGTCGGGCGTGCTCGCGACGGCGGCCGCGCCGAGCGGCGCGGGCGCTGCCGTACGCGCCTGGCGACGTGACGCCGCCTGGCACCCCAGCCCCAACGCCGGGGTCGTCGGGGCCACCTTCGCGGGCGCGCTGGGCGTACGGCTGGGCGGCACCAACACCTACTACGGCACCCGCGTCGAGCACCGCGCCGTCATGGGTGACGGCCGCGCGACCGAGCCCGCCGACATCCCCCGCTCTACCCGGCTGGCCCGCCGGGTCGGCATCGGCGCGGCGCTGGTCGCGGCGGCGTACGTGGCGTCCGGCCGGATCCGCTGGCCGAGCCGCCGGAGCCGCTAG
- a CDS encoding 13E12 repeat family protein: protein MSVGRGIDHWGNNPGDSLTDTLDAVDSSLDRLLASDPIYWDVKQKKTVLAWLEKVEARQAALRLRVLASAGDIAAETGDKDASAWMRAELLVDKGTARTQIKLAAGVATYELVADALATGDVSQVKARVITKALADIGTNPVATTEDLALAEKLLVDYATRLTANELRIIGKRILAEIDPARFEDAEAKALLAEEERAHQRTALRIWDNHDGTVGFDGVLPASVGYRFKTQVEAWAQPRKQQLVEKGSPLPPWGRLMGQGFARLLETIDPDALPRHGGDATTVNVVISLDDLRKDLGTATLGFDDVNGPRSQRPRRGRWPATPRSSPGSSAPTARSSTRDVRAGSSNPSSARRSGYSRSAAGQRGATCRRSGATRTTWTHGQQVGRPI, encoded by the coding sequence GTGAGTGTCGGACGCGGGATCGATCACTGGGGAAACAACCCCGGCGACTCGCTCACGGACACCTTGGACGCCGTCGACTCCTCCCTCGACCGGCTGCTCGCGTCGGACCCGATCTATTGGGATGTGAAGCAGAAGAAGACCGTCCTGGCGTGGCTGGAGAAGGTCGAGGCCCGGCAGGCCGCCCTTCGACTTCGAGTGCTCGCTTCTGCGGGTGACATCGCCGCCGAGACCGGCGACAAGGACGCCTCGGCGTGGATGCGTGCCGAGCTGCTCGTCGACAAAGGGACTGCTCGGACCCAGATCAAGCTCGCTGCGGGTGTAGCGACGTACGAGCTGGTCGCTGACGCCCTGGCGACCGGCGACGTCTCCCAGGTTAAAGCGCGGGTGATCACCAAGGCCCTCGCTGACATCGGAACCAACCCGGTCGCGACCACTGAAGACCTGGCTCTCGCGGAGAAGCTCCTGGTCGACTACGCGACCCGGCTGACCGCCAACGAGCTACGCATCATCGGCAAACGAATCCTGGCCGAGATCGACCCGGCCCGGTTCGAGGACGCCGAAGCCAAAGCACTCCTCGCCGAAGAAGAACGCGCCCACCAGAGAACAGCACTGCGGATCTGGGACAACCACGACGGGACAGTTGGCTTCGACGGGGTCCTCCCGGCCTCGGTCGGTTACCGGTTCAAGACCCAGGTCGAAGCCTGGGCCCAACCGCGCAAGCAACAGCTCGTCGAGAAAGGTTCTCCGCTGCCGCCCTGGGGGCGACTGATGGGCCAAGGGTTCGCGCGGCTGCTGGAGACCATCGACCCCGACGCGCTTCCCAGGCATGGCGGCGACGCAACCACGGTCAACGTGGTGATCTCCCTCGACGACCTCCGCAAAGACCTCGGCACCGCGACCCTCGGGTTCGACGACGTCAACGGCCCACGATCTCAGCGGCCGAGGCGCGGAAGATGGCCTGCAACGCCGCGATCATCCCCTGGGTCCTCGGCACCGACGGCCAGGTCCTCGACGCGGGACGTACGAGCAGGTTCTTCCAACCCATCCAGCGCAAGGCGCTCCGGTTACAGCAGAAGTGCTGCCGGGCAGAGGGGTGCGACATGCCGCCGGAGTGGTGCGACCCGCACCACCTGGACCCATGGTCAGCAGGTGGGAAGACCGATCTGA
- the cbiE gene encoding precorrin-6y C5,15-methyltransferase (decarboxylating) subunit CbiE yields MIVVVGIGAGGWDEIPVRHQRLIRDAGVLLGGKRHLDMVPDVAGQRREPWPSPLREGLPALLESLPTTSVVALASGDPLVSGIGTTLISALGRESVRIEPAVSSVALARARMGWAAESCAVVSLVGRDVSLVSRERSPGRRILALSSDGSTPEKIAKLLVTAGFDASTMTVLGDLGAETETARAATAATWSGASPQLNIVAIECEADRVGFDTDPLVPRGSGSTDGGPSVEPPEPLDGGHPPVEPPEPLGGGVSRPTQSFPTTWVAGLPDGGPSVEPPEPLGGGVSRPTQSFPTTWVAGLPDDAFEHDGQLTKRDLRASALARLAPAPGQHLWDVGAGAGSVGIEWMRAHPTCTTTAVESHPERAARITRNAVHLGTPGLSVVEGRAPDALSDLPTPDAVFIGGGATRPGVLDACLSALRPGGRIVVHGVTLETEQLLTKQHAEHGGELTRISVESVDSIGTFRGWAPQRTVVQWAFQRSE; encoded by the coding sequence ATGATCGTCGTCGTGGGCATCGGTGCCGGAGGTTGGGACGAGATTCCCGTACGCCACCAGCGGCTGATCCGCGACGCCGGCGTGCTCCTCGGCGGCAAGCGCCACCTCGACATGGTGCCCGACGTCGCCGGCCAGCGGCGCGAGCCCTGGCCGAGCCCGTTGCGCGAGGGGCTGCCGGCTCTGCTCGAGTCGCTGCCGACCACCTCGGTCGTCGCGCTCGCCTCCGGCGACCCGCTGGTCTCCGGCATCGGCACGACCCTGATCTCGGCCCTCGGGCGTGAGTCCGTACGCATCGAGCCGGCCGTCTCCTCCGTCGCCCTCGCCCGCGCCCGGATGGGCTGGGCGGCCGAGTCGTGCGCGGTCGTCAGCCTCGTCGGCCGCGACGTCTCCCTGGTCTCCCGCGAGCGCTCCCCCGGCCGCCGCATCCTCGCCCTCTCATCCGACGGCTCGACACCGGAGAAGATCGCAAAATTGCTGGTCACCGCCGGTTTCGACGCTTCGACGATGACCGTGCTGGGTGACCTGGGCGCAGAGACGGAGACCGCCCGCGCCGCCACCGCCGCCACCTGGTCGGGCGCGTCCCCGCAGCTCAACATCGTCGCGATCGAGTGTGAAGCCGACCGTGTTGGTTTCGACACGGACCCGCTCGTTCCTCGCGGGTCCGGCTCAACCGACGGGGGCCCGTCGGTCGAACCGCCGGAGCCGCTCGACGGGGGCCACCCGCCGGTCGAGCCGCCGGAGCCCCTGGGCGGAGGCGTGTCGAGACCAACACAGTCGTTCCCCACGACCTGGGTCGCCGGCCTGCCCGACGGGGGCCCGTCGGTCGAGCCGCCGGAGCCCCTGGGCGGAGGCGTGTCGAGACCAACACAGTCGTTCCCCACGACCTGGGTCGCCGGCCTGCCCGACGACGCCTTCGAGCACGACGGTCAACTGACCAAGCGCGACCTGCGGGCATCGGCCCTCGCGCGTCTCGCCCCGGCCCCGGGGCAACACCTGTGGGACGTCGGAGCCGGCGCCGGATCGGTGGGCATCGAGTGGATGCGGGCGCACCCGACGTGCACGACGACCGCCGTCGAGAGCCACCCCGAGCGGGCAGCCCGGATCACCCGCAACGCCGTCCACCTCGGCACCCCCGGCCTGAGCGTCGTCGAAGGCCGCGCACCCGACGCGCTGTCCGACCTGCCCACCCCCGACGCTGTCTTCATCGGCGGCGGCGCGACCCGCCCCGGCGTGCTCGACGCCTGCCTCTCCGCGCTCCGACCCGGCGGCCGGATCGTCGTCCATGGCGTCACCCTGGAGACCGAGCAGCTCCTCACGAAGCAGCACGCCGAGCACGGCGGCGAGCTGACCCGGATCTCGGTGGAGTCCGTCGACTCGATCGGCACCTTCCGCGGCTGGGCACCCCAGCGCACGGTCGTGCAGTGGGCCTTTCAGCGCTCCGAGTAG
- a CDS encoding cobyrinate a,c-diamide synthase — protein sequence MVTLPRLVVAAPSTGSGKTTIATGLMAALRASGHEVSGHKVGPDYIDPGYHALATGRPGRNLDPHLVGESRVVPLLLHGAAGADVAVIEGVMGLYDGRLGTSGFASTAHVAALTSSPVVLVLDVARMSRSAAAIAAGMAVFDPSVRIGGVVLNRCRPGRNADEITGALEQHGLPVLGMLPPDETLATPSRHLGLVPVDERAESVALIERLGEQVAAHLDLAALLDVARSAPGLEGDAWDPVLALRGDDCVGFETASFVPHDAGSTDGATPVGQAAPVGRAASASERVETNTVEDQSDRPVIAVAGGRAFTFRYPETEELLEAAGCDLHPFDPLTDPALPEGTSGIYLGGGFPEMYAAELAANRSLLADLRTAVEAGIPTVAECAGLLYLAESLDGTPMAGALPAHAAMSERLTLRYPVATAASDSLLTRAGEEVTGHEFHRTATSPAAGTEAAWTVDGAPTGFSSDTVHAAYLHVHWAGYPHLARRFADAARSFAPVGRAASASERVETNTVLSSATVDRVGLDTPPPSGSGGSTSGVADPLRHHGDVEVGKGLLDFAVNVYPGERPSWLDEALHESLASTAYPDEEPARAALAKHHGRERAEVLPTAGAAEAFTLVARARPWRKPVVVHPQFTEPHAALEQAGHSVTEVRLSARDGFALDPAAVPDDADLVVVGNPTNPTGVLHPAASLRALVRPGRLVVVDEAFMDAVPGEPETLTTTRDDGLLVIRSLTKHWSIPGVRAGYVVGDPAAVGDLEAVRTPWSVSSTATAAMLACATERASAEARERAERIVAWRDHLEAGLRAQQIEHVPSTASFVLARPGAGVRELLRDEGVAVRRADTFPGLDPEWVRIAVRPPEKTDRLLSALSRCKR from the coding sequence ATGGTGACCCTGCCTCGGCTGGTGGTCGCGGCTCCCTCGACGGGCTCGGGGAAGACGACGATCGCCACCGGGTTGATGGCGGCGCTGCGCGCCTCCGGTCACGAGGTCAGCGGGCACAAGGTCGGGCCCGACTACATCGACCCGGGCTATCACGCGCTCGCCACCGGGCGTCCGGGCCGCAACCTGGACCCGCACCTGGTGGGCGAGTCGCGGGTGGTTCCGTTGCTGCTCCACGGTGCGGCCGGGGCCGACGTGGCCGTCATCGAGGGGGTCATGGGGCTCTACGACGGCCGCCTCGGCACCTCCGGGTTCGCCTCGACCGCTCACGTCGCCGCGCTGACCTCCTCGCCGGTGGTGCTGGTGCTCGACGTCGCCCGGATGTCGCGCTCCGCCGCCGCGATCGCCGCCGGGATGGCGGTCTTCGACCCGTCCGTACGCATCGGGGGAGTCGTGCTCAACCGGTGTCGTCCGGGGCGCAACGCCGACGAGATCACCGGCGCTCTGGAGCAGCACGGTCTGCCCGTGCTCGGGATGCTGCCGCCCGACGAGACGCTGGCGACTCCGTCGCGCCACCTCGGGCTCGTGCCCGTCGACGAGCGGGCGGAGTCGGTCGCGCTGATCGAGCGGCTGGGGGAGCAGGTCGCTGCGCATCTGGATCTTGCCGCTCTGCTGGACGTTGCGCGGTCGGCGCCTGGGCTCGAGGGAGATGCCTGGGATCCGGTGCTGGCGTTGCGCGGGGACGACTGTGTTGGTTTCGAAACGGCGTCGTTCGTTCCTCACGACGCCGGCTCGACCGACGGGGCCACCCCTGTCGGTCAAGCAGCTCCCGTCGGTCGAGCCGCGAGCGCCAGCGAGCGTGTCGAGACCAACACAGTCGAGGACCAGAGTGATCGCCCCGTGATCGCCGTCGCCGGCGGACGCGCGTTCACGTTCCGCTACCCCGAGACCGAGGAGCTCCTGGAAGCAGCAGGCTGCGACTTACACCCCTTCGACCCGCTCACCGACCCCGCGCTCCCCGAGGGCACCAGCGGGATCTACCTCGGTGGCGGCTTCCCCGAGATGTACGCCGCCGAGCTCGCCGCCAACCGGTCGCTGCTCGCCGACCTCCGGACCGCGGTGGAAGCCGGGATCCCGACGGTCGCCGAGTGCGCCGGACTGCTCTATCTGGCCGAGTCGCTCGACGGCACTCCCATGGCCGGCGCCCTCCCCGCCCACGCAGCGATGAGCGAACGACTCACTCTGCGCTACCCCGTCGCAACCGCCGCCTCCGACTCCCTCCTCACCCGCGCCGGCGAGGAGGTCACCGGCCACGAGTTCCACCGCACCGCCACCTCGCCCGCCGCCGGCACCGAGGCGGCCTGGACCGTCGACGGCGCACCGACCGGATTCAGCAGCGACACGGTGCATGCGGCGTACCTGCACGTGCACTGGGCCGGATACCCGCACCTCGCCCGCCGTTTCGCCGACGCCGCACGTTCGTTCGCCCCCGTCGGTCGAGCCGCGAGCGCCAGCGAGCGTGTCGAGACCAACACAGTCCTCTCGAGCGCGACAGTTGACCGTGTTGGTCTCGACACGCCTCCGCCTAGCGGCTCCGGCGGCTCGACCAGCGGGGTTGCTGATCCGCTGCGACACCACGGAGACGTCGAAGTCGGCAAGGGGCTGCTCGACTTCGCGGTGAACGTCTACCCGGGCGAGCGGCCGAGCTGGCTCGACGAGGCGCTCCACGAGTCGCTCGCCTCGACGGCCTATCCCGACGAGGAGCCCGCACGCGCTGCGCTGGCCAAGCACCACGGCCGCGAGCGTGCCGAGGTGCTGCCGACGGCGGGGGCGGCGGAGGCGTTCACTCTCGTCGCGCGAGCACGGCCGTGGCGGAAGCCTGTCGTCGTCCATCCCCAGTTCACCGAGCCGCACGCGGCGCTCGAGCAGGCCGGTCACAGCGTCACCGAGGTGCGTCTGAGCGCCCGGGACGGGTTCGCACTCGACCCGGCCGCGGTGCCCGACGACGCCGATCTGGTCGTCGTCGGCAACCCGACCAACCCGACCGGCGTGCTCCACCCGGCAGCCAGCCTCCGCGCCCTCGTCCGCCCAGGGCGGCTGGTCGTGGTCGACGAGGCGTTCATGGATGCGGTGCCCGGCGAGCCGGAGACGCTCACCACCACCCGCGACGACGGCCTCCTGGTCATCCGCAGCCTCACCAAGCACTGGTCGATCCCCGGTGTCCGCGCCGGCTACGTCGTCGGCGACCCGGCCGCGGTAGGTGACCTCGAGGCCGTGCGTACGCCCTGGTCCGTCTCGTCCACGGCAACCGCCGCGATGCTCGCCTGCGCCACCGAGCGCGCGAGCGCCGAAGCCCGCGAGCGCGCCGAGCGGATCGTGGCCTGGCGCGACCACCTCGAGGCGGGTCTGCGGGCCCAGCAGATCGAGCACGTCCCCTCGACGGCCTCCTTCGTCCTCGCCCGCCCGGGCGCCGGCGTCCGTGAGCTTCTGCGCGACGAAGGCGTCGCCGTACGCCGCGCCGACACCTTCCCCGGCCTCGATCCGGAGTGGGTGCGGATCGCCGTACGCCCGCCGGAGAAGACCGACCGCCTGCTGTCGGCGCTGAGCAGGTGCAAGCGATGA
- a CDS encoding helix-turn-helix domain-containing protein: MARKKTDTFTGTIPRRPRPTPRITLSPPTDPIAREIVVACRPRARKLSRRIAHRICHEVDAFRDPRVHDVIEQALDEAVTLFIDAMSGAPVRGHSVADVYRHLGSLEGRAGHNLDAMRAGHHIATQESWREMTAIAHELHLPMTMVGYLAESLMDYQCQLLDHAMHGFTEPTAPVDPRLALLAALLGAAPVEGLEVLAGRAGWALADRVVVAVMPGGSLSSELSSPSSHLLVGSSQGALIVVGPARELHACAQEVAAATDHAIAVTWEVRLEETQDAVRWGLRALALLSEQVIHASEDGIVWCTAYQAELWLHADPTLRRFTDEQLLAPLLDETPKRRLALAETMLVWLRTRPSAPIVAEQLTVHEQTVRHRLKRIKEMFGHRLSDPAEAVGLLAALESTTPRWRRDLAS, encoded by the coding sequence ATGGCACGAAAGAAGACGGACACCTTCACCGGCACGATCCCGAGAAGGCCTCGCCCCACCCCACGCATCACCCTGTCGCCGCCGACCGACCCGATCGCCCGGGAGATCGTGGTGGCCTGCCGGCCACGGGCGCGCAAGCTGTCGCGTCGTATCGCCCATCGCATCTGCCACGAGGTGGACGCCTTCAGGGATCCGCGGGTGCACGACGTCATCGAGCAGGCGCTCGACGAGGCGGTCACCCTGTTCATCGACGCGATGTCGGGGGCGCCGGTGCGCGGCCACAGCGTCGCCGACGTCTATCGACACCTCGGCAGCCTGGAAGGGAGGGCCGGTCACAACCTCGACGCGATGCGGGCCGGGCACCACATCGCCACCCAGGAGTCGTGGCGGGAGATGACCGCGATCGCCCACGAGCTGCACCTGCCGATGACGATGGTGGGCTATCTGGCCGAGTCGCTCATGGACTACCAGTGCCAGCTGCTCGACCACGCGATGCACGGCTTCACCGAGCCCACCGCACCGGTCGACCCCCGGCTCGCGCTCCTCGCGGCGCTTCTCGGAGCCGCGCCGGTCGAGGGACTGGAGGTGCTCGCGGGGCGCGCCGGCTGGGCGCTCGCCGACCGCGTGGTCGTGGCGGTGATGCCGGGCGGATCGCTCTCGTCCGAGCTCAGCTCGCCGAGCTCACACCTGCTCGTCGGGTCGAGCCAGGGCGCCCTGATCGTGGTCGGACCCGCACGCGAGCTGCACGCTTGCGCCCAGGAGGTCGCCGCCGCGACCGACCACGCGATCGCGGTCACCTGGGAGGTGCGGCTCGAGGAGACCCAGGACGCCGTACGTTGGGGACTGCGAGCGCTCGCGCTGCTCTCCGAGCAGGTCATCCACGCCTCCGAGGACGGCATCGTCTGGTGCACGGCCTACCAGGCGGAGCTGTGGCTCCACGCCGACCCGACGCTGCGCCGCTTCACCGACGAGCAGCTGCTCGCACCCCTCCTGGACGAGACCCCCAAACGGCGCCTCGCGCTCGCCGAGACCATGCTGGTCTGGCTCCGCACCCGCCCCAGCGCCCCCATCGTCGCCGAGCAGCTCACCGTGCACGAGCAGACCGTGCGCCACCGCCTCAAGCGGATCAAGGAGATGTTCGGCCACCGCCTCAGCGACCCTGCTGAGGCCGTCGGTCTTCTCGCGGCGCTGGAGTCGACCACACCCCGCTGGCGTCGGGACCTCGCCAGCTGA